DNA sequence from the Maribacter dokdonensis DSW-8 genome:
TAGAAAACTACAAAAGGTTAGATTCCGGCGAAAAATTGCAGAATCTGGTAGATATGAACAAGGGATATTAATATTGTGTTTTAAAGTTTTTTATTTCCTATACCCATAAAATTCTTATAATTTTATAAGGTTTTTGCATTATTAATCTAAATAAACGCCTACAAACCTTTTGAAGTTACATAAAGAGACCGCTGAGAAGACCCTGTACGATTATCAAGAGGAAGATCTACATACTATTTTTAAGTATCTAGAAGAGAACGGTGATAATTCTAACCTGCTGTACCAACTGCCTACCGGTGGTGGAAAGACCGTGGTGTTTTCTGAAATAGCCAAGCGCTACATAGCCAAGACCAATAAGAAAGTCATTGTACTAACCCATCGTATAGAACTTAGTCAACAAACCTCTAGAATGTTGAAAGGGTTTGGGGTAAAGAATAAAATAATTAATAGCGAGGTCAAAGAGTGGCAGGATCAAGATGAGTTCATGTGTTTTGTTGCCATGGTGGAAACGCTGAACAATAGACTTCAGGAAGAGAAGGTAGAGATCAATAACATTGGTTTGGTCATTATTGATGAGGCGCATTACAATTCTTTCCGCAAACTCTTTAAGTACTTTGAGAACTCTGTTATACTTGGGGTAACGGCAACGCCTTTAAGCTCCAATATTAAGCTGCCCATGAAAGACAACTATAAAAAGTTGATCGTGGGCGAGTCTATAGAATCCTTGATTCAGAAAAAATTCTTGGCTAAGGCCAACATGTACAATTATGACGTTAGCTTACAGACCCTAAAATTGGGTATTAGTGGAGATTATACAGTAAAATCGTCCGATGAGCTTTACGGAAACCATAGCATGTTGAACAAGCTTGTTTCCGCTTACAATGAAATTGCCAAGGGCACCAAAACCTTAATTTTCAACAACGGTATCAATACTTCTAGGTACGTTTGTGAAACCTTTAAAAAAGCAGGGTATAACATTCGTCATTTAGATAATAAGAATAATGCTGCAGAGCGAAAAGAGATTCTAAAATGGTTTAAAGAAACCCCTGATGCCATTTTGACTTCAGTAAGTATTTTGACCACCGGTTTTGATGAACCTAGTGTGGAGACCATTATTTTGAACCGTGCTACACGTTCATTGACCCTTTATTTTCAAATGATCGGTCGTGGTTCTAGATATCTGCCAAACAAACAGGAATTCAATGTTATAGATATGGGTAATAATGTTGCCCGTTTTGGACTTTGGAACGCTGGTATAGATTGGCAGGAAATTTTCCATTTTCCAGATTTCTATTTGGAGAATATTAAAAATGATGAGGAAATTGAGCGTGAATTCGTGTATGAAATGCCGCCGGACCTAAGGGCGGAGTTTGCAAAATCGACCGACATTGATTTTGACATTAAGGCGGAATACAAAAAGAGTTTTGCCAACGGTGAAAAATCTAAACTGGTGTTGGAAAAGAGTATTGAGCAACATGCCAAAATATGTGTAGAAAACTCAGAAGACGTTTTTGATGCCCGTATTCTTGCGAAAAAATTAAAGGAAGAAATTCAATATCGTGTACGCCAATATTCGTATTGTATTATGAACAATACCAAAAATTACAAGGAGTGGTTAGAGGAAGATTATGAGCGTAAACTACGTTCTAAAATCTCTAAACTTTTTGCGGCTAAAATGTAGGGGTAAAGACTAGGTTAGGCATTATGATTTAGAATAGGCGTAGTTGCCAATTCTGTATTTAGGTGCACCGTATTTTACGGGATATTGAAAAATGTAGGGTTCGTTACCTATTTACATAGAAGTTGGTTAATTTCAAGAGCTAGAACCACCAGAACGCTCTCAACTAATGAAAAATCGCTTATTATCACTCACCTTACTTCTAACCATTTTATTTTACGGCATTGCAGGCTATCACTTTTTAACCGGTTGGCATCCTATTGTCATGATGTTCATTGCCATTATTTTGGGGCTCGTGATCAACATTTTGGTATATGGCACCTTAAATGTTCTAGGTAAAAGTTTAAAGCAAATTTCTCTTCACTCTATAACCGCTGTTCTTAGCGCAGTTATTGTTTTTATCATTTTAAAATGTATTGGGTTCGGTTGGCCTACCTTGTTTTATACTTGCATCATAGTTTTAGGCATACTTTTATGTATTGCGCTATATCAATTTCAATTGAAAAGAAACCTTCTAAATGGTGCCTTTTTATTGATGCTTTTAGGCGGCACCGGTTATGTATTGTTCGCTCTGGCAAATTCCGGGTCGGACCCTTATGAGAAAGAAGTGCCATTGGCTTTTGCACATGACAACTCCTTTCCGCCAAAACCGGTTCCCATACAGAACCCTGCTGCACCTGGTGCGTTCACGGTACAAACGTTTACCTATGGTAGCGGAACGGATGCACAACGAGAGGAATTTTCAACCGGCGTAAAGTTTAAAACGACTACTGTTGATGGTTCCCTGTTAATTCCCGATTGGAAGGATAAAAAGAAAAAATGGCGCGAGCGCTATTGGGGTTTTGGTGCAGAGAATTTTCCATTGAACGGCAGGGTGTATATGCCAGAAGGTGAGGGACCTTTCCCCATTACCCTAATTGTACATGGTAATCATAGTATGATAGATTACTCCGATGATGGTTATGGTTATTTGGGGAATTTATTAGCGAGTAGGGGAATTATAGCGGTATCCGTAGATGAGAACTTTTTAAACGGTCATTGGTCTGGCGATTTTAGGGGAAAAGAAATGCCTGCGCGCGCATGGTTATTATTAAAGCACTTGGAGCAATGGAGAACTTGGAACAATCAAGAGGGTCATGAGCTATCGCAAAAGGTAGATTTGGACAATATCATGCTCGTTGGGCATTCCCGTGGCGGAGAGGCGGTTTCTATTGCTGCAGCGTATAATCCGTTACCCTATTTTCCTGATCAGGCTTTGGAAAAATTCAATTTCAATTTTGGAATTAAAGGGGTAGTGGCACTTGCTCCAACGGATTATAGATATGATCGTAAGATCATACTGAACAATATAAATTTCTTAAGTATACAGGGCTCTTATGATGCTGATGAAGTGAGCTTTTGGGGTATGAGACCCTACCGTCGGTTACAGTACACAGATTCTATTTCCAGGTTTAAGGCCGGGGTGTATATTCACCATGCCAATCACGGTCAATTCAACTCCACTTGGGGAAATTCGGATTTTGGAGCACCGTCTAAATGGTTGTTGAATTTAAATCCGCTTTTAAAGGAGGTACAGCAACAAGAAGCTGCCAAGGTATTTATCAGCTCCTTTGCAGAGGCTACGTTGAAGAATAGGGAAGAATACCACGCCATATTCAAAAATGTTTCCGTTGCCAAACAATGGCTTCCGGTAGAGCATTACCTTACTTCTTTTGAATCCTCTAATTTTCATACTATTGCTGATTTTGAGGCCGATATTGATATAACTACGGCAAAAGATAGCGCAAAGATAATAGCCACGAATATGGCACTTTGGAAAGAACAAAACCTACCTACACGTGATGAAGGTAGCCAAGAGAACAATGCCGTTATCCTGGGATGGGATTATGAAAATGCCACTAATAGTTCCGATAAAGCAAGGTATGAAATCTTGCTTTCTGCAGCTGATTCCATCCCTTTTAGAAATACCACAAGTCTGCAGTTTACCCTAGGTGCGGGCAATCACGAATGGTTGGATTTCAATTTGACCGATGAGCAAAAAGAAGCAAAAGAAGATGCTGAAGAACGTGAAGTGCCACAGTTGGATTTCTCCATACAGCTTACCGATAAAGCGGGACAAACAAGCATGGTAAAAGTGAGCGATATCAAAGGCATAACCAAACCTTTAAAAACCCGCTTTACCAAATTCGGATTCTTGGATAAGGAAATGATCGGTGAAGATTGGGAGGTGCAATTACAGACCTTTTATATTCCCCTGAAAGCTTTTTCAGAAGCAAATTCAACACTTAAGGTCGATGAGATCACTACGATCAGTTTTATTTTCGACCAAACGGATTATGGGGTAGTGGTGCTAGATGAAATAGGGGTTTCGGGTGATTAGTTGTTGGTTGTTGGTTGTTGGTTGATGGTTGATGGTTGACGGTTGATGGTTGACGGTTGATGGTTGATGGTTGATGGAAATTTAGCTTTGCTAAATTTCATAGAACAAAAAGTCTATACTCTATTTTCTATTTTCTCAATTCTTACTTAACACATTGTAAAATCAAACTACTTAATACTTAATACTTCGTACTTCGTACTTTGTACCTGTCAGTCAGTTCGAGTGAATTTCGAGGCACGAGAAATTAGTATCGAGAACTATTTCGTGTACCAAAGGTTCTAGATACCTGCCCGCCGGCAGGCAGGCACCTTTCTTGTTTCCGCTATGCTTCAACTAAAAAGCCACTCGAACTGACAATAGTACTTTATTGATAATCCGTAACATACAATCAACAGATTACCACGTCGCGAAAAGCTCCTTGCAATGAAGTAATAAACTTGCCAACCAACAACCATTTCCCGTACTTTGTAATTAATACTTCGGACTTTGTACGTAAAAAAACATCCCAAAACCCTTCTCGTAATCGCATTGGTATGGCCAGAACCTGCTTCTACTGCGGCCGGTGTTCGTATGATGCAACTGTTACAGGTTTTTAAAAACCAAGGGTACCGAATTACGATCGCTTCTGCGGCTTCAAAATCAGAATATTCGGCGGATATGGTAGCGCTTGGAAATGAAACTGCGGAGATCAAGATGAACGATAGTTCTTTTGATGTTTTTGTAAAAGAGTTAAATCCTGATGTGGTGCTGTTTGATCGGTTTTTGACCGAAGAGCAATTTGGGTGGCGTGTTGCTGAAAACTGTCCGCAAGCACTTCGTGTGTTGGATACGGAAGATTTAAATTCCCTTCGTCATGTGCGCGAGCAGTGTTTTAAAAAAGAAATTCCATTTACTACTGAAGCTTGGTTAGCTGATGATAAGACCAAACGGGAAATTGCCAGTATATATCGCTGTGATCTGTCCCTGATCATTTCCAGCTATGAAATGGAACTATTGACCGAAGTACTCAAAATAGATAAAAGTCTATTGTTGTTACTCCCTTTTATGGTCAATGAAATAGGAAACGATACCGCTTGGAAAATATTTGAACAGCGACAAGATTTTATTTTCATTGGCGGAGGCAAGCACGCCCCGAATATAGATGCCGTAAAATGTTTAAAATCCATTATATGGCCATTGGTGCACAAACAATTGCCCGAAGCAACTATGCATATTTATGGTGCTTATTTGCCACAGCAGCTATTAGAGATGCACAACCCAAAAGAGAAGTTTCTAGTACATGGTAGAGCGGATAATGTAGATGATGTAATGCAAAACGCCAAAGTATGTTTGGCTCCATTACGTTTTGGAGCGGGTATCAAAGGAAAATTACTCTCGGCCATGCAAAACGGCACACCCAGCGTAACCACCACTTTGGGCGCTGAAGGCATGCATGGTATTCTGGATTGGAACGGTTATATAGAAAACGACCACAGTGCTTTTGTAGAAGCTGCAGTTCGCTTATATACTAAAAAAGAAGCATGGCAAACCGCACAAGATCAAGCCAAAACTTTGGTCAATACCTTATACAATAAAACAAGTCTAGAAAGTATACTTTCAAACAGCATAGAACAGCTTCAAAAAAATATAACCACACACCGTAAACAGAATTTCATAGGTAGCTTACTACAACACCAAACCATGACCGCTACCAAGTTTATGAGTAAATGGATTGAGGAGAAGAATAAAGTGTAATATTTAAATTTGAATCTAATTTTTTACACTAATTATTTCTTTATCTAAAAGAAAATCTGGATTATGTTCTTCATATTTGGCATCAATATATTCTAAATAACTATATTCATGTAAATAGAATGAACTTCTCTGGTAATTAAGATTATTAATTTTTAAATTAGGATATCTATTTAAAATTTCCTCAGGTAATTCGTAATTATAACCGTAATAATATTTTCCTTGGTTTAAATTCCAGTTAACTTCTACATAGTCTACATCTTTAGTTCCTACAGAAGATTGAAAGTGGTGACTTTGTCTGTTGAAACTATTAGATGAAGGTCCATTGTATTGAAAATTATTTATAGCATCATTAGTAACATCTACATTCCAATAGTCAATATCCGCCAATTGAAATCCAACGGGTCTATCACCATATTTTAAATATAGATAATCAAAATTATCATTTGTGTAATTTAATGTAGTTATATATTTATCGAGAGTATTTAAATATCCTAAGTTGATAATGTTTGAGGTTATTTTGTCATTATCAAAGGGTAACATTAAGTTTAAAAGATAGCCGCCTCCTTCATTGTAAGCTTGATTTTCTTCAAAACCAACAATATTACAGAAGTATTCGCCCCCATCAGGTAAGTATAACGGCACAATTTCGTCATAACTTTGTAATTCTGAACTATTAAAACTTATAGTTGCACCATCGGTTAGGTCATTCAAAAATTTATATTTTGCATCTCCATTAGTATCATAAATAGAAAATAAATAACGATTATCTTGATAAAGTGGAATGTTCTCAAATTCGATATTCGTAACATGATTTACTGTGGTTTCACTAAAACCGCCTGATAAAGTAGATCCATATTTATTTGATAAAGTATAGGAAGCTGGAGAACTTAAATTGTTAGCATTAATTTTTAGTTCACCTATAACTTCTCCCCTTGATGTAAAATCTACTGGAGTACTAGATACTAAATTCCATAAAGAACCGTCTCTTACAGAAGAATATGTTGATATACTTATATATGTATTTCCTTCATAATTCCGAACATTAATTAAACTGATATTATTATCATGAATAGCGGTAGTCATAGGCTTTTCAAAATGTACAGAAGCTCCATTGTCTATTTGAATATAGTCTAAAACATCACCGTTATTGGCATCATTTACAACTAACCAAGATTCGCTGTTTTCAGAATAATAATTATTATCTACGTTTAAAGTAAAATATGTTTCAATTTCAATAGGTTCTTCTTCTATGGGATTTTCTGATTCCGGTTCTGACATAACATCTTCTGATGAATCTGAGGAACAAGAAATAACAATAAATATAACTGGAAGTAATATTAGAATGATTTTTTTCATAATTACTAAACGAAGCTTTGATTAATATATTGGTTTGCTATAAATCTTAAATATGTTATAGACATTCATGGATTATGACATATAGAATACCTCCTGCTACAACACCAAACCATGAGTACCACCAAGTTTATGAGTAAATGGATTGAGGAGAAAAATAGGGGTAGTGCGTGGAATTTAGTTTTGGCTCAAATATGATTAGTTGTGTGGTTTAGTACTTAATTTTTCTAAGTAGGCGAGAACCAACAATTATTTATAGCCATTATTGCGTTTTCGTACTTTTTATTCAATAAATTTTTTAGTTATTATGTTAATCGGAGAATTTGGTGTCGAATCCTCCTTTATAAATCCGTTTGTTGAAATTCTAAAAATAGAAGGTAAAATCAAATCTCTATCAGTTTCCTTTAATGTGTTTTCTTCTCTTTCAAAAGCTAAATAAGTTTGAATCATAGTTTCCCTTTCCTTGGCATCTGAAAGTAAATGTAAATTACTTAAAAACACCTTTACAATTAGTCTGATAAACCAAATTATTAGTGTCATACAAACTATAAAAAAACCATAAACCCATAGTTGCAAAGCACCTGTTTCTGTTAAAATTTTTCTTCCAGTTCCGTTTACATCTGTTAAGTCTAAATTGATAATATATTTCCCTAAAGAAATTATTCCAATAAATGTTAAAATCATTAAAATTCCTACAATAGCACCAAAAATGTAACTATTACTTTTATGCGATTTAGCTTTATCGGACCAATAGGTTACCGCACTTTTTACAGCTAATTTCTTTTCGTAGAATTCTTCCGATTCAGTCATTTTTGATTTGTGACGGTCAAACTCATCGTCAAATCTTTTCGCAACATCTTCTTTTTGTACTGTAAAATTTGATTCCCAATTTTCATTTTGGTCTATAATAACCTTATTTAGAGATTTGTTCTCCTCTCGAATATCAAGCAGTTCTTTAAGAATTTCGTCTTTTTGTTGTATTATTTCACCATAAAAAGATAGATATTGATTTTTTTCTGTTTCAAAATCAGGTTGGATACCAATATCAAATAAGTAAGCAGAGAATTCGCCATCTC
Encoded proteins:
- a CDS encoding DEAD/DEAH box helicase; protein product: MKLHKETAEKTLYDYQEEDLHTIFKYLEENGDNSNLLYQLPTGGGKTVVFSEIAKRYIAKTNKKVIVLTHRIELSQQTSRMLKGFGVKNKIINSEVKEWQDQDEFMCFVAMVETLNNRLQEEKVEINNIGLVIIDEAHYNSFRKLFKYFENSVILGVTATPLSSNIKLPMKDNYKKLIVGESIESLIQKKFLAKANMYNYDVSLQTLKLGISGDYTVKSSDELYGNHSMLNKLVSAYNEIAKGTKTLIFNNGINTSRYVCETFKKAGYNIRHLDNKNNAAERKEILKWFKETPDAILTSVSILTTGFDEPSVETIILNRATRSLTLYFQMIGRGSRYLPNKQEFNVIDMGNNVARFGLWNAGIDWQEIFHFPDFYLENIKNDEEIEREFVYEMPPDLRAEFAKSTDIDFDIKAEYKKSFANGEKSKLVLEKSIEQHAKICVENSEDVFDARILAKKLKEEIQYRVRQYSYCIMNNTKNYKEWLEEDYERKLRSKISKLFAAKM
- a CDS encoding DUF6161 domain-containing protein, coding for MSNMNQYLKEDFPKNLSIDIGAKHSFKNYEKITQWTNKELEFYNAIGNPGNIVHTYTYTLKNNITSKFNQNRNDEFTGEDLIDELKNFIESTYKTQGLLASKSKEGIWLLKQHNDNSSLTLGSFSFFQNKIKGVSNNNNNHRDGEFSAYLFDIGIQPDFETEKNQYLSFYGEIIQQKDEILKELLDIREENKSLNKVIIDQNENWESNFTVQKEDVAKRFDDEFDRHKSKMTESEEFYEKKLAVKSAVTYWSDKAKSHKSNSYIFGAIVGILMILTFIGIISLGKYIINLDLTDVNGTGRKILTETGALQLWVYGFFIVCMTLIIWFIRLIVKVFLSNLHLLSDAKERETMIQTYLAFEREENTLKETDRDLILPSIFRISTNGFIKEDSTPNSPINIITKKFIE
- a CDS encoding glycosyltransferase produces the protein MYVKKHPKTLLVIALVWPEPASTAAGVRMMQLLQVFKNQGYRITIASAASKSEYSADMVALGNETAEIKMNDSSFDVFVKELNPDVVLFDRFLTEEQFGWRVAENCPQALRVLDTEDLNSLRHVREQCFKKEIPFTTEAWLADDKTKREIASIYRCDLSLIISSYEMELLTEVLKIDKSLLLLLPFMVNEIGNDTAWKIFEQRQDFIFIGGGKHAPNIDAVKCLKSIIWPLVHKQLPEATMHIYGAYLPQQLLEMHNPKEKFLVHGRADNVDDVMQNAKVCLAPLRFGAGIKGKLLSAMQNGTPSVTTTLGAEGMHGILDWNGYIENDHSAFVEAAVRLYTKKEAWQTAQDQAKTLVNTLYNKTSLESILSNSIEQLQKNITTHRKQNFIGSLLQHQTMTATKFMSKWIEEKNKV